Proteins found in one Desulfuribacillus stibiiarsenatis genomic segment:
- a CDS encoding helix-turn-helix domain-containing protein produces the protein MITRRTLTMKEASQWLGISYHLLAEKARKGDIPHSRIGSRVLFRAESLENWLNQQEELKLSR, from the coding sequence GTGATAACTAGAAGAACTTTAACGATGAAAGAAGCATCACAATGGCTTGGGATAAGCTACCATCTATTAGCTGAAAAGGCGCGAAAAGGAGATATACCACATAGCAGGATTGGATCTAGGGTGTTATTTCGTGCTGAATCTTTGGAAAACTGGCTTAATCAGCAAGAAGAGTTAAAATTGTCGAGA